In a single window of the Raphanus sativus cultivar WK10039 chromosome 9, ASM80110v3, whole genome shotgun sequence genome:
- the LOC108824554 gene encoding kunitz trypsin inhibitor 2-like, whose product MMPSFPLVSFLITLMLAAAVCTQGKEYVRDAAGNYVQTYDEYYIQPVNTKNNGGGLVPAVVKQVPFCPLGINQDLQKGQPGQPVRFIYPYPLMKTPISIMETVIIEFTSKDLPCKEFSGLWEVDESSSASDEPAILIGGEQLGNNSWFRIERAEDVIGANVYKLTTLTGTIGYIPGPWKGAPQLVLTNDTENTLLVIFKKVNDATKAPPTRNMYILSTRNML is encoded by the coding sequence ATGATGCCATCATTCCCATTGGTCTCCTTTCTTATCACTCTCATGCTGGCTGCAGCTGTGTGCACCCAGGGAAAAGAATACGTGAGGGACGCTGCCGGAAATTATGTTCAAACGTATGACGAATACTACATCCAACCGGTCAATACCAAGAATAACGGAGGTGGTCTTGTCCCAGCCGTTGTTAAACAAGTTCCCTTTTGTCCCCTTGGCATCAACCAAGACCTCCAAAAAGGCCAACCGGGCCAACCGGTACGCTTCATATATCCATACCCTTTGATGAAAACACCCATTTCCATAATGGAAACTGTAATCATCGAGTTCACGTCTAAAGATTTGCCTTGCAAAGAGTTTTCCGGTTTATGGGAAGTGGATGAATCCTCATCAGCTTCCGATGAGCCGGCTATTCTCATCGGTGGTGAACAGCTTGGAAACAACAGCTGGTTTAGAATTGAGAGAGCTGAGGACGTAATAGGAGCAAACGTTTACAAGTTGACCACCCTTACCGGAACCATCGGATACATCCCAGGGCCTTGGAAAGGTGCACCACAACTAGTTCTCACCAATGATACGGAAAACACCTTACTCGTCATATTCAAAAAGGTTAATGATGCTACTAAAGCTCCCCCTACAAGAAATATGTATATTCTTAGCACGAGAAATATGCTATAG